Proteins encoded together in one Penicillium digitatum chromosome 1, complete sequence window:
- a CDS encoding Fungal transcriptional regulatory protein, N-terminal produces MDPKTRLRKACDACSIRKVKCDTGGPPCRSCASLDIPCTYERPSRRRGPPNRHAEAFKKQKREPEDAASLSPADYPSATTPLAMPFTNPQSALFPLSVESICSLHTVQMLLDDFFTYIHPLVPIPHEPSFRAAFERREDVTNHTFLALLASMVGLLVASFPRRPKLRLNTEAERTAFPNSTALVKRCLDVAIQARGTGYLDRNATVYDAAISYFLGVCAGYIYNMRRCRVYLSECRVMLQVYDLCRSPTTTNRPSSTSGPLNPRSSASAMVHNQSAQTFTESQGIDLITQELGRRLFYVTFVGYQTLLQMGSSDIKVHVPPETPTDRYPPLPLEIDDEFLFSTYVEPQPSDRVSQLVGFNANVRVYSSYTTLLAWEIAFGSGQIFDWEHQRHCIWDCLKQAKSALIDVPSELSLHNPKHMSHISPAGLAGLGGDDTIFSYSNDHIHQERRAIQYEIQKANIYASQLCTRSYLVEKYWSLFETFSKYGKSPKFSTLGSTTPHIKIEGRLHPVPSASATATGTAPSEINTQAHPHAQTDYICRMMAEERKLVIKDLFVLLRTVNEVNMEPNGASITNKIRQVASTLLGLSHRTNQSCTEIPNLKTAAAPSPTTAPPGLHILTAAEAESYLHAFIETLVRLECHSFVGEAASPADGVSPQMNGRAMSYLSDYERDQEELSQWASLKEYQQKFAEAGGVLHQL; encoded by the exons ATGGACCCGAAAACTAGGCTGCGCAAGGCCTGCGATGCCTGTAGTATTCGAAAAGTGAAG TGTGATACTGGTGGGCCTCCTTGTCGGTCGTGCGCTAGCTTGGATATTCCCTGCACCTATGAAAGACCAAGCAGGCGCCGCGGGCCTCCCAACCGCCATGCAGAGGCGTTCAAGAAACAAAAGCGGGAGCCTGAAGATGCAGCGTCGCTTAGCCCGGCAGACTATCCATCGGCGACGACTCCCCTAGCAATGCCTTTCACCAACCCTCAATCTGCATTGTTCCCTCTTTCGGTGGAATCGATATGTTCTTTGCACACGGTGCAAATGTTGCTCGATGACTTTTTTACGTACATCCATCCTTTGGTCCCAATTCCACACGAGCCTTCTTTTCGAGCAGCCTTTGAACGCCGAGAAGATGTAACCAACCATACATTTTTGGCACTTCTGGCCTCAATGGTTGGACTGCTAGTGGCTTCCTTTCCTCGACGACCTAAACTCAGACTCAACACGGAAGCCGAACGCACTGCTTTCCCCAATTCCACAGCTCTAGTAAAACGATGCCTTGACGTTGCCATCCAAGCCCGCGGGACCGGGTACCTTGATCGCAACGCCACGGTCTACGATGCAGCGATCAGCTATTTTCTCGGTGTATGTGCCGGATATATTTACAACATGCGTCGATGCCGGGTGTACCTGTCGGAATGCCGGGTCATGCTCCAAGTGTACGATTTATGCCGATCTCCGACCACCACCAACCGCCCATCCTCGACATCAGGGCCCCTCAATCCAAGATCATCGGCCTCAGCAATGGTCCACAATCAATCAGCACAAACTTTCACGGAAAGCCAGGGGATCGACCTCATCACGCAAGAGCTCGGCCGGCGTCTGTTCTATGTCACCTTTGTTGGATATCAGACATTACTCCAGATGGGCTCTTCGGATATCAAGGTTCATGTTCCCCCAGAGACACCAACGGACCGTTACCCACCACTCCCACTGGAGATCGACGATGAATTTTTATTCTCAACATATGTTGAGCCGCAGCCATCCGACCGAGTTTCACAGCTAGTCGGATTCAACGCAAATGTCCGCGTCTACAGCTCGTATACCACCCTGCTAGCTTGGGAAATAGCGTTCGGCAGCGGTCAAATCTTTGATTGGGAGCACCAGCGCCACTGCATTTGGGACTGTCTGAAGCAAGCAAAATCTGCACTTATCGATGTTCCTTCTGAATTGTCTCTCCACAATCCTAAACACATGTCTCACATATCCCCGGCGGGTTTGGCAGGTCTTGGCGGAGATGATACAATTTTCAGCTACTCTAATGATCATATCCACCAAGAACGACGTGCCATACAGTATGAAATCCAGAAAGCCAATATCTACGCAAGCCAGCTATGCACCAGGTCCTATCTAGTCGAGAAGTACTGGAGCCTTTTCGAGACATTTTCAAAGTATGGAAAGTCCCCTAAATTTTCGACCCTGGGCAGCACCACACCACATATCAAGATTGAAGGAAGACTTCATCCGGTACCGAGTGCGAGTGCCACTGCCACTGGTACAGCCCCGTCGGAAATCAACACCCAAGCTCATCCCCATGCACAAACCGACTACATTTGCCGCATGATGGCCGAAGAGCGCAAACTGGTCATTAAAGATCTCTTCGTACTATTACGAACAGTGAACGAAGTGAACATGGAGCCAAacggtgcaagcatt ACCAACAAAATCCGCCAAGTGGCATCCACCCTCCTCGGCCTCTCCCACCGAACGAATCAATCCTGCACCGAAATCCCAAACCTCAAGACCGCTGCTGCACCATCACCAACGACCGCACCGCCAGGCCTCCACATTCTCACCGCCGCAGAAGCGGAATCCTACCTACACGCATTCATCGAGACGCTTGTCCGACTGGAATGCCATTCCTTCGTGGGTGAGGCAGCCAGTCCTGCCGACGGCGTTAGTCCGCAAATGAACGGCCGCGCTATGAGCTATTTGAGTGATTACGAGCGCGACCAAGAAGAATTGAGCCAGTGGGCAAGTTTAAAGGAGTATCAGCAGAAGTTTGCGGAAGCTGGCGGTGTTTTGCATCAGTTGTAG
- a CDS encoding Transcription factor, whose amino-acid sequence MSQLLDLSRAAWLYPLRGIYYFASNRFLWPLFKARLLPILLLSSFIYFILFFFTYLPQVAFLAIFQGNSAWVSGAFLVLGEGAAIVAALFEAFFVDETLVDIFDAVLVNEGQEELVTISRVIYPEPDNPAKRLGTPTTSAVYSPFSLQQIVEFIILLPLIFIPVAGTPMFLVLTGYRAGPLHHWRYFHLLDMSKQQRKESISRRQLQYTTFGTVALILQMIPPFSMLFLMTTAAGSALWVTDIERKRRAINRPPSRLGEHYRDDVMP is encoded by the exons ATGTCGCAACTCCTGGATCTTAGTCGAGCTGCCTGGCTGTATCCTCTTCGG GGAATCTACTATTTTGCGTCGAATCGGTTCCTATGGCCTCTCTTCAAGGCTCGCCTTCTTcccatcctcctcctctcaTCCTTCATATacttcatcctcttcttcttcacctaTCTACCTCAGGTTGCTTTTCTTGCCATATTTCAGGGCAACTCAGCATGGGTGAGTGGCGCATTCCTGGTGCTTGGTGAAGGAGCTGCGATTGTTGCCGCCCTCTTCGAGGCATTCTTTGTCGATGAGACTCTAGTGGATATCTTCGACGCAGTATTGGTGAATGAGGGCCAAGAGGAGCTTGTCACCATCTCGCGGGTTATCTATCCCGAGCCCGACAACCCGGCCAAGCGATTGGGCACGCCGACCACCAGTGCCGTATATTCTCCATTTTCGTTGCAGCAGATCGTTGAATTCATCATTCTGCTTCCGCTTATCTTCATTCCGGTGGCCGGTACTCCTATGTTTTTAGTTTTGACTGGCTACCGTGCCGGTCCCTTGCACCACTGGCGTTACTTTCACCTGCTGGATATGTCCAAGCAGCAAAGAAAGGAAAGTATCAGTCGTCGTCAGCTGCAGTACACTAC GTTTGGGACGGTGGCCCTGATCCTTCAAATGATACCTCCTTTCTCTATGCTATTTTTGATGACCACAGCTGCTGGGTCGGCACTTTGGGTGACCGACATCGAACGCAAGCGACGAGCTATTAACCGGCCACCCAGCCGACTTGGTGAGCATTACCGTGACGATGTTATGCCATGA
- a CDS encoding putative pectin lyase a precursor — protein sequence MNSNENYAVFRECLSNAIVARSEEKPKPTRRKPKGKRTERKDFIASETFATFPILLQTLSYAAIQHDPTLSTLYIPPDTDTPLPRATLETLFSPIPVSVTDSLLVYGIIPDTVELLDFLAPVLAEYTSSVTTGPPAWASTRADACEICERDWIPLSYHHLIPRGFRASHGE from the exons ATGAATTCCAATGAGAACTATGCAGTATTCCGCGAATGTCTGTCTAATGCCATCGTGGCCCGCTCAGAGGAAAAACCAAAGCCAACGCGACGGAAGCCAAAGGGCAAGCGGACCGAGCGCAAAGAC TTCATAGCCTCGGAAACCTTTGCCACATTTCCAATCCTTCTCCAAACCCTAAGCTACGCGGCCATCCAACACGACCCAACCCTATCAACCCTCTACATACCCCCAGACACCGATACTCCTCTCCCACGCGCCACGCTTGAAACCCTATTCTCACCAATACCAGTTAGCGTAACCGACTCGCTACTAGTCTATGGCATAATCCCCGACACAGTTGAATTACTAGACTTCCTCGCGCCGGTATTGGCAGAATACACCTCAAGCGTGACGACTGGTCCGCCGGCGTGGGCGAGCACGCGTGCGGACGCGTGCGAGATATGCGAGCGCGACTGGATCCCGTTATCGTATCACCATCTGATTCCACGCGGG TTTCGTGCATCGCATGGCGAGTAA
- a CDS encoding Cell wall protein — MLRFQFFLFLLLPWMASAGPIFRWQSRSLKAPRPTFSPLLPNIERREPGGITEITPMAGPTQMQFTYEDPIPTTTPEPTTTSHASTTTRRFTSSYTAPGMLSSIPTTSLKTVSIPGSTSFLDSLVIPSPARSSSAALLGGVTSIKATTVTPPIPTSTTIQSATVSSSSPAVGAIAPPGGAGSNGSSTFTPVIPTSNPIQPAKTTPTQSTLLWSPTSGSKPAVTVTEPVIVYVTKGASTPFSTCVIRHAPSGDNSSVSSAYPTVKPSVEPITTSLNFVTIHSTATSAIRVPVYPTLSLPASSSSVFASSTVSAPSVSAAPTVSENASVISVVLMTASPATPSLPSSSWLLSSPNEAAPVVTAHLTSTIVVPLTVFPTTSLPSSVSSFLTSSSEIASLATFRLTSTSVVTITVYSTTSPSDPLLQSFGETAPLETSPVVTAHITSPEIVQLTSYGSTAIRATDSTSTVDADFAPTTSTPGQGILSVNPVTPSGFITITETQTETTTVTDRITETVTATVTRD, encoded by the exons ATGCTTCGCTTTCAGTTCTTTTTGTTCCTTCTTCTACCCTGGATGGCTTCGGCTGGTCCGATATTTCGCTGGCAGTCCCGGTCATTGAAGGCACCTAGGCCGACTTTTTCCCCCCTGTTGCCTAATATTGAACGGCGTGAACCTGGCGGGATCACCGAAATCACGCCTATGGCGGGACCTACCCAGATGCAGTTTACGTACGAGGATCCAATT CCAACTACAACTCCAGAGCCAACTACCACCTCTCATGCATCCACTACGACTCGGCGATTCACATCATCATACACAGCCCCGGGAATGCTAAGTTCAATACCCACAACTAGTTTAAAGACTGTCAGCATTCCAGGCTCAACATCTTTCCTCGATTCCCTGGTGATACCGAGCCCAGCCCGATCTTCATCGGCTGCGCTTCTAGGTGGAGTGACCAGCATCAAAGCTACCACTGTGACTCCACCAATCCCGACCTCTACGACCATACAGTCAGCAACAGTGTCCAGCAGCAGCCCAGCTGTTGGAGCTATTGCGCCCCCAGGAGGAGCAGGCAGCAACGGTTCTTCTACATTTACACCGGTGATCCCAACCTCTAATCCCATCCAGCCAGCGAAGACTACGCCGACACAATCTACATTACTATGGTCTCCCACATCAGGATCCAAACCAGCGGTGACCGTAACCGAGCCTGTGATTGTTTATGTGACCAAAGGAGCATCGACTCCCTTCTCGACATGCGTTATCCGTCATGCACCCAGCGGCGACAACTCATCAGTGTCATCGGCATATCCAACGGTAAAACCGTCTGTTGAGCCGATAACTACATCTTTGAACTTTGTGACGATCCATTCCACTGCAACGTCGGCCATTCGTGTGCCTGTTTACCCAACATTATCATTACCTgcgtcttcgtcttcggtGTTTGCGTCCTCAACTGTGAGCGCCCCGAGTGTGAGTGCAGCACCTACAGTGTCCGAAAATGCCAGTGTAATTTCAGTTGTTCTTATGACCGCCAGCCCAGCAACACCATCGCTTCCTTCTTCGTCTTGGTTGTTGTCATCCCCGAATGAGGCTGCTCCTGTGGTGACAGCTCACCTGACTTCCACGATTGTGGTTCCTCTGACAGTTTTCCCGACTACATCGTTGCCTTCTTCTGTGTCTTCATTTTTGACGTCCTCAAGTGAGATTGCTTCTTTAGCGACATTCCGTCTCACTTCCACTAGTGTCGTTACAATAACTGTTTACTCGACAACATCTCCATCTGATCCATTGCTGCAATCCTTTGGTGAGACTGCTCCACTTGAGACTTCTCCAGTCGTGACAGCCCACATCACCTCCCCGGAAATTGTTCAACTGACCTCGTATGGATCGACTGCCATACGAGCAACAGATTCCACATCTACCGTGGATGCCGATTTCGCCCCCACGACCTCTACGCCAGGTCAAGGCATACTTAGTGTGAATCCAGTTACGCCGTCTGGCTTTATCACGATCACTGAGACTCAGACGGAGACAACGACGGTAACAGATCGCATTACTGAGACTGTTACTGCTACTGTTACTCGGGATTAA
- a CDS encoding Neutral/alkaline nonlysosomal ceramidase, putative, translating into MSPTEYFKYTNVARRYLCWDDSYSSPLPSFISNFNQWKSRANVAAADGVFLVGAGKADITGPVVELALAGYASLDQLGTGLKQRLYSRAFIFANPNKPDDTFVYLVLDTLAGDTAVRHGVLEGLNALGGKYARYGERNVAMTGTHSHSGPGAWMNYLLPQIPALGFNKQSYQAIVDGTVLSIIRAHENLAPGRLSFGSIDLPETNVNRSPFSYEHNPEEERARYSANVDKSLSLIRFDREFDNKTAAVLTWFPVHGTSMYNNNTLVSGDNKGVAAYLFERSVDGDASFTDDAVIGFSQANVGDTSPNVLGTWCEDGSGKMCRYEDSTCGGRNEDCHGRGPFFRENDNGAKSCFEIGRRQYSAAKKLYEKMDTTALKITGSAVKSFHVYKDMNGYTFLSPFNSSMLTTCPAALGYSFAAGTTDGPGAFDFTQNVTGPAERNPLWQVARAVIHQPSQTQQQCQSPKDVLLDIGTLTEPYPWAADIVDIQVLRVGQLFLVISTSEATTMSGRRWKEAIAKGANQHLSVYEPLVVLGAPSNSYAHYVATEEEYDAQRYEGASTLYGPNTLAAYVNLTLTYLPYLGSSSDVAKLPVIQPGPTPPINTNRSLSFITGVVYDGAPIGRHFGNVTSNPGSGPYGPGDIVKTVFVGANPRNNLHLESTYAAVERKSESGAWEIVRNDRDWNLVFTWKRTNEILGHSEVTIQWEIEDEYYSVDTTSPLQAGTYRMHYYGDSKNPLGEISPFEGISGIFTVKTS; encoded by the exons ATGTCACCTACCGAGTACTTCAAGTACACTAAT GTAGCTC GGCGTTACCTTTGCTGGGATGACTCTTACAGT TCGCCTTTGCCTAGCTTTATTTCAAACTTCAATCAGTGGAAAAGCCGAGCGAACGTGGCTGCAGCCGATGGTGTCTTTTTGGTTGGAGCGGGTAAGGCAGACATAACTGG GCCGGTTGTGGAGCTTGCTCTCGCTGGCTACGCCAGTTTGGACCAACTAGGCACTGGTCTCAAGCAGAGGCTGTATTCTCGCGCCTTCATCTTCGCAAACCCAAACAAGCCCGATGACACTTTTGTGTACCTGGTCCTCGATACACTTGCGGGTGACACGGCCGTGCGACATGGTGTCCTGGAGGGTCTCAATGCGCTCGGTGGGAAGTATGCCCGGTACGGTGAACGCAATGTCGCAATGACGGGGACACATTCCCACTCCGGGCCTGGAGCGTGGATGAACTACTTGCTGCCTCAGATCCCGGCATTGGGGTTCAACAAGCAAAGCTATCAAGCCATTGTCGACGGCACTGTTCTATCAATAATCCGCGCTCATGAGAACTTAGCGCCGGGTCGGCTCTCTTTTGGATCCATCGACTTGCCCGAAACAAATGTAAACCGCAGTCCCTTTTCATACGAGCATAATCCCGAGGAAGAACGGGCACGGTATTCTGCTAATGTTGATAAATCGCTCTCGCTCATTCGGTTTGATCGCGAATTCGACAACAAGACAGCGGCTGTCCTAACATGGTTCCCTGTTCATGGCACGTCTATGTACAACAATAACACTCTGGTCAGTGGTGATAACAAAGGTGTTGCGGCTTACCTCTTCGAGCGCAGCGTCGATGGCGATGCAAGCTTTACTGATGATGCCGTAATTGGATTCTCTCAAGCGAATGTCGGGGACACATCCCCGAATGTTCTGGGGACTTGGTGCGAAGATGGCTCTGGAAAGATGTGTCGATATGAAGATAGCACTTGCGGTGGCAGAAACGAAGACTGCCATGGTCGAGGTCCTTTCTTCCGTGAGAACGACAACGGAGCGAAGAGCTGCTTCGAGATTGGGCGCCGCCAGTACTCAGCAGCAAAGAAGCTATACGAAAAGATGGACACCACCGCTCTCAAAATCACTGGTTCCGCGGTGAAGTCTTTCCATGTGTACAAAGACATGAATGGCTACACTTTCCTCTCGCCGTTCAACTCTAGCATGTTGACGACTTGTCCCGCGGCTCTGGGGTACTCATTTGCAGCCGGAACTACAGACGGACCCGGTGCCTTTGACTTTACCCAAAATGTTACTGGTCCTGCCGAACGCAATCCCCTGTGGCAAGTTGCGCGTGCAGTCATCCACCAGCCCAGCCAAACACAGCAGCAGTGTCAAAGCCCCAAGGATGTGCTATTGGATATCGGCACTCTTACTGAACCGTATCCATGGGCCGCGGATATTGTTGACATCCAGGTCTTGCGAGTGGGTCAGCTGTTTCTTGTTATCTCCACTAGCGAAGCTACTACGATGTCTGGGCGACGCTGGAAGGAGGCCATTGCGAAAGGAGCAAATCAACACCTTTCAGTTTACGAACCTCTAGTGGTACTAGGAGCCCCATCAAACAGCTATGCTCACTACGTTGCAACAGAGGAAGAGTACGACGCCCAGCGCTACGAGGGCGCGTCTACACTTTACGGCCCCAACACACTGGCAGCCTATGTCAATCTGACCCTCACTTACCTGCCATATTTGGGAAGCTCCTCAGACGTTGCCAAACTTCCAGTTATTCAACCTGGGCCCACGCCACCAATCAATACCAACCGTTCATTGAGCTTCATCACGGGAGTGGTGTATGACGGAGCGCCCATTGGCAGGCATTTCGGAAATGTGACATCAAACCCAGGGAGTGGACCCTATGGCCCCGGAGATATTGTCAAGACGGTCTTTGTAGGTGCCAATCCCCGGAATAATCTGCACCTCGAATCAACTTACGCTGCTGTTGAAAGAAAAAGCGAGTCTGGCGCATGGGAGATCGTCCGCAATGACCGCGACTGGAATTTGGTCTTCACGTGGAAGCGAACCAATGAGATCCTTGGCCATAGTGAGGTGACAATTCAATGGGAGATTGAGGATGAGTATTATAGTGTCGATACTACGTCGCCTCTGCAGGCTGGGACCTATCGGATGCATTATTATGGAGACTCAAAGAATCCTCTTGGCGAAATCTCGCCGTTTGAGGGCATTAGTGGGATTTTCACAGTGAAAACTTCCTAA
- a CDS encoding BCAS2 family protein has protein sequence MPLINESHDSLPYIDAAPTASAQARAQQLINAELSPEHTSTMHPWIPEAPEPKFSQFMQQELSRKAQGAPLTGGIDLSRYEAPEAPTRASDTETPDLDAWRQTLQKAYASSSHLSKRYENLALLEEHGKNAWLIGNSQLEQILGSLEKELADMKEASEEVNKQRKIVQEASQGELVGLEETWKDRLGAILDVEVASERLRIQRLDYMRQMAQQQAR, from the exons ATGCCGTTAATCAATGAATCCCATGACTCGCTGCCAT ATATCGATGCGGCGCCCACTGCGTCCGCGCAAGCGCGAGCGCAGCAACTCATCAATGCAGAGCTATCCCCGGAGCACACATCCACAATGCACCCTTGGATTCCAGAAGCACCAGAGCCCAAATTCTCTCAATTCATGCAACAAGAACTCTCGCGCAAAGCGCAAGGCGCGCCTCTCACCGGCGGTATTGACCTATCCCGTTACGAAGCACCAGAGGCCCCAACTCGCGCATCAGACACCGAAACGCCCGACTTAGACGCTTGGCGCCAGACTTTGCAGAAGGCTTATGCGTCAAGCTCACACCTGTCAAAGCGCTACGAGAACTTGGCTCTGCTGGAAGAGCATGGCAAGAACGCTTGGCTGATCGGCAATTCACAGCTTGAGCAGATACTCGGTTCCCTTGAGAAGGAGTTGGCAGATATGAAGGAGGCTTCTGAAGAGGTGAACAAACAGAGAAAAATTGTACAGGAAGCGAGCCAGGGCGAGCTAGTCGGTCTCGAGGAGACGTGGAAGGATCGTCTAGGGGCGATTCTTGATGTTGAGGTGGCATCCGAGCGTCTACGCATACAGCGTCTCGACTATATGCGTCAAATGGCCCAGCAGCAGGCTCGCTAA
- a CDS encoding 3beta-hydroxysteroid-dehydrogenase/decarboxylase isoform 2: MVSLIAAGLIGLGALYMWRVNSAMKVVPEEAQKLSPHRWTVEEIKAAYKKNLETPIDVTKSLPPKQSRRYVVVGGTGLVGAWIVSHLLTRGEDPKAIRILDLISPEQDMLKKGVCWIKTNIVDEFAVTTAFEAPWPANVTNLALTVYHTAAIIRPQDRLKSFLPLSSKVNIDGTRKVLNAARLAGATAFIWTSSGSVALHQPTFWIAPWATQPKRVVQVISDSTKMPESHDQFFGNYAVTKAEAERLVRAADNPATNFRTGCIRPTNSVYGTGGQDNNVITGLYLRNGGSPTWARPMLQSFVHAENVSIAHLLYEQRLIQQSEPGSQLPNIGGQAFTVSDPNPAIAFEDLYTLLTTLSNTPISFPEVQPLPLLVVAYFVEMYTFLQYRYLSWFLPRLSGDIGRLQPSLFSVINVHAFADDSRAKLAPELGGLGYNPPLNTLEGLCRRLVDWNTKAEREG; the protein is encoded by the exons ATGGTGTCGCTTATAGCAGCCGGTCTAATTGGACTGGGTGCTCTCTATATGTGGCGTGTTAACTCGGCCATGAAAGTAGTCCCCGAAGAGGCACAGAAACTATCACCTCATCGCTGGACAgtcgaagagatcaaagcaGCTTATAAAAAGAACCTGGAAACGCCCATCGATGTGACCAAGAGCCTGCCCCCAAAACAATCTCGACGGTACGTGGTAGTAGGCGGAACCG GTCTGGTTGGCGCTTGGATAGTCTCGCATCTCCTCACACGTGGCGAAGATCCCAAGGCCATTCGCATTTTAGACCTGATCTCCCCAGAGCAGGATATGCTCAAGAAAGGCGTGTGCTGGATCAAAACCAACATTGTCGACGAGTTCGCAGTAACAACAGCATTCGAGGCGCCATGGCCTGCCAATGTTACCAACCTCGCTCTGACAGTCTACCACACTGCAGCCATTATCCGACCCCAAGATCGACTCAAGAGCTTCCTACCGCTCAGCAGCAAAGTCAACATCGATGGAACACGGAAGGTGCTGAATGCCGCAAGACTCGCTGGCGCCACAGCATTTATCTGGACATCCTCGGGGTCCGTCGCACTGCACCAACCAACCTTCTGGATCGCGCCGTGGGCAACCCAGCCCAAGCGTGTAGTTCAAGTGATCAGCGACAGCACCAAGATGCCCGAATCCCACGACCAATTCTTCGGCAACTACGCCGTAACAAAAGCCGAAGCAGAGCGCCTCGTCCGTGCAGCAGATAACCCAGCAACAAATTTCCGCACTGGCTGCATCCGCCCTACAAACAGCGTCTATGGCACTGGCGGCCAAGACAACAACGTTATCACGGGCCTTTACCTCCGCAACGGAGGCAGTCCGACCTGGGCCCGCCCGATGCTGCAAAGTTTTGTGCACGCGGAAAACGTCTCGATCGCACACCTTTTGTACGAACAGCGTTTGATCCAACAGAGCGAGCCTGGTTCGCAGCTCCCGAATATAGGTGGCCAGGCGTTCACCGTTAGCGACCCCAACCCGGCGATTGCATTTGAGGATTTATACACCTTGCTCACGACATTGTCCAACACGCCGATTTCGTTTCCCGAGGTGCAGCCCTTGCCGTTGTTAGTGGTTGCGTATTTCGTTGAGATGTACACCTTCTTGCAGTACAGATATCTCTCGTGGTTTCTGCCGAGGTTGTCGGGGGATATTGGGCGGCTTCAGCCCTCGCTGTTCTCCGTTATCAACGTGCATGCGTTTGCTGATGATTCGCGCGCGAAGCTGGCGCCTGAGTTGGGTGGATTGGGATATAACCCGCCTCTGAACACTCTCGAGGGTCTGTGTCGGCGGCTTGTGGACTGGAATACGAAGGCCGAGAGGGAGGGTTGA
- a CDS encoding MFS multidrug transporter, putative has product MSLSERVTTIATNATADPDYEVDWDGDGDPENPKNWNLKYKSMGILFLSWNTLVVVLYSTSYTSGITLMANEFGQTQTVVTLGLTFYLFGLAIGSMFMAPLSEVYGRKPVCVICLAVLTVLIIPCALAKSITALIIVRFIAAFFGSVMISTAPGMVADLVDDEHRALAISVWSIGPLNGPVIGPVIGGFVTQYLGWRWMCWIALILSAVALLFAILLKETYAPTLLQKKAARLRKETGESRWWSRYDQKASLPEVLGLNLSRPFVMAVTEPICIFWNIYIAIIYGILYLCFVAYPIVFRDIRGWQLGVSGLAFLGIGIGVILTIACEPFIRRLINRHAKDPETGKPHPEAMVSFICICAAMIPIGELWFAWTCSPASIPWIVPLLAGIPFGAGNTGVFIYASNYLTHSYGMYAASALAGNSVIRSILGGVLPLAGTSMYSSLGPNWAGTLLGVLEIVIVPIPFVFYKYGHKIRMKSPLILRMQEEKIQLEGKRARRQLQLQQAYQSDEEKVAKVV; this is encoded by the exons ATGTCACTGTCGGAGCGTGTAACGACAATCGCAACCAATGCCACCGCCGACCCCGACTATGAGGTCGACTGGGACGGCGATGGGGACCCTGAGAACCCCAAGAACTGGAATCTCAAGTATAAGTCCATGGGCATCTTGTTTCTATCATGGAATACTCTCGTCGT CGTGTTATACTCAACTTCTTATACATCAGGAATTACATTAATGGCCAATGAATTCGGCCAAACTCAGACTGTCGTCACCCTTGGCTTAACCTTCTATCTATTTGGTCTTGCCATCGGGTCAATGTTCATGGCCCCGTTGAGCGAGGTCTACGGACGGAAACCCGTCTGTGTCATCTGTCTAGCCGTGTTAACCGTCCTGATCATCCCCTGCGCGCTCGCAAAGTCCATCACGGCACTGATCATCGTTCGCTTTATCGCTGCTTTCTTTGGCAGCGTCATGATCTCTACTGCGCCCGGTATGGTGGCTGATTTGGTGGACGATGAGCACCGTGCTCTGGCAATCTCCGTTTGGAGCATCGGGCCACTCAATGGACCAG TCATCGGTCCTGTTATTGGAGGTTTCGTCACTCAATATCTTGGCTGGCGCTGGATGTGCTGGATCGCCCTCATTCTCTCCGCTGTTGCCTTGCTTTTTGCTATCCTTCTCAAAGAAACCTACGCACCAACCCTTCTCCAAAAGAAAGCGGCCAGACTTCGCAAGGAGACCGGCGAGTCACGCTGGTGGAGTCGCTACGACCAAAAGGCGAGTCTTCCCGAGGTCCTCGGGCTGAACCTCAGCCGGCCGTTTGTGATGGCAGTCACCGAACCAATCTG CATCTTTTGGAACATCTACATCGCTATTATCTATGGCATCCTGTACCTCTGCTTCGTAGCCTACCCCATTGTCTTTCGCGACATCCGCGGATGGCAACTGGGCGTGTCCGGGCTCGCCTTCCTAGGCATCGGGATCGGTGTTATCCTCACCATCGCCTGCGAACCCTTCATCCGGCGACTAATCAACCGTCACGCCAAAGACCCCGAGACCGGAAAACCACACCCAGAAGCAATGGTCTCGTTCATCTGCATCTGCGCAGCGATGATCCCAATCGGTGAGCTTTGGTTTGCATGGACCTGCTCCCCAGCCTCGATTCCCTGGATCGTGCCCTTGCTCGCAGGTATCCCGTTCGGCGCGGGAAACACCGGTGTCTTCATCTATGCGTCCAACTACCTGACTCACAGCTACGGCATGTATGCTGCTTCTGCTTTGGCGGGCAACTCTGTCATTCGGAGTATCCTCGGTGGTGTTCTGCCTCTTGCTGGCACATCTATGTATTCCAGCTTGGGGCCGAATTGGGCGGGCACTCTGCTAGGAGTGTTGGAGATTGTTATTGTCCCGATTCCGTTTGTGTTTTACAAGTATGGTCACAAGATTCGCATGAAGAGTCCTCTCATTCTGCGTATGCAGGAGGAGAAGATTCAGCTGGAAGGGAAGCGGGCTAGGAGGCAGCTTCAACTTCAGCAGGCGTACCAGTCGGACGAGGAGAAGGTGGCTAAGGTGGTCTAG